From Deltaproteobacteria bacterium:
TCCGGCGTGCCGCTCTCCGCGACCGGCTACGTGATGGCGACCGCCGTGTACATCTTCGGGTTCCGCAAGTATCACCCGCTGGTCCGCCTGGGGGTCCTGACCGGCTTCATGGGGTACCTGTTCGCGGTGATCTACCTGCTGATCGACATCGGCCGGCCGTGGCGCATCTACTACCCCATGGCGGTCTCCTACGGGCCGACCTCGGTGCTCTTCCTGGTGGCGTGGCACGTCTCCACGTACCTGACGGTCCAACTGCTCGAGTTCAGCCCGGCGATCCTCGAGTGGCTGAACGCGCGGCGGACCCGGAAGTGGGCGATCCTGATCACCGTGGCGATGACGATCGCGGGCGTGATCCTCTCCACGCTCCACCAGTCGGCCCTCGGGGCGCTCTTCCTGATGGCCCCGGGAAAGCTTCACCCGCTCTGGTATTCCGCGTTCATCCCCGTGTTCTTCTTCATATCGAGCATCTACGCGGGGCTCTGCATGGTCATCGCGGTCAGCACGGTCGCGTCGAAGTACCTGAAGGACAAGGCCGACGAATCGTTCCTGGGAAGCCTCGACGGCCTGACGGTCGGGCTGGGCAAGGCCGCCTGCGTGGGAATGTTCGTCTACTTCACGCTGCGGATCATCGGGGTGGCCCACGAGGACCAGTGGGCGCTCCTGTCCACGCGATACGGAGGCTGGTTCCTCGTCGAGGTCCTGCTGTTCGTGCTCGTCCCGTTCCTCGTCCTGACCGCGGGCGTGAAGCGCGGCAGCGCGCGGATCGTCCGGTTCGGCGCCTTCCACGCGCTCGCCGGGGTGATCCTCACCCGCCTCAACATCTCGATCCTGATGTTCAACTGGAACCTGCCGGGACATTTCCAGGCGATCGTCCCGCCCCTGCGGGAGGTGTTCATCGTCCTTTCGATCATCGTTCTGCACATCCTGATCTTCCGGTGGATCCTGAACCGGATGCCGGTGCTGCGGGAGGATCCAGCGTATCCGGATTCGCATTAGTGGATGTGTTTCGTATTTCGGATTCCCCCGGAGTCTGGTACTTTGGCGGGGAGGAACGCCCATGATCAAGGGAAAGGTTCTGGCACTTTGTCTGGCCGCGGCCCTCCTTGCCACCGGCGCTTCCACGGGATCCGCCCGGGAGGTGGAATTCTCCTCCCAGGCGAAGAAGTGCCTGAAGTGCCACGCGAAGGAGGGGATCCGCGCGACCTACCCGGACGGGGAGACGGTTTCCGCCCGGGT
This genomic window contains:
- the nrfD gene encoding polysulfide reductase NrfD; its protein translation is MNDNTIAKAETYPARIAGKLTMGMPLSEYARGLVTPFNVVCAVILSVGLPLIGLRFLRGLATVTHASNEYPWSILLGWGLFSGVPLSATGYVMATAVYIFGFRKYHPLVRLGVLTGFMGYLFAVIYLLIDIGRPWRIYYPMAVSYGPTSVLFLVAWHVSTYLTVQLLEFSPAILEWLNARRTRKWAILITVAMTIAGVILSTLHQSALGALFLMAPGKLHPLWYSAFIPVFFFISSIYAGLCMVIAVSTVASKYLKDKADESFLGSLDGLTVGLGKAACVGMFVYFTLRIIGVAHEDQWALLSTRYGGWFLVEVLLFVLVPFLVLTAGVKRGSARIVRFGAFHALAGVILTRLNISILMFNWNLPGHFQAIVPPLREVFIVLSIIVLHILIFRWILNRMPVLREDPAYPDSH